One Phaseolus vulgaris cultivar G19833 chromosome 2, P. vulgaris v2.0, whole genome shotgun sequence DNA window includes the following coding sequences:
- the LOC137812477 gene encoding phosphatidylinositol 4-kinase beta 1-like — MVRFLGLTLGYTEEPREIASRSNLTSESGENGWLIRFFDSSFFCEWIAVSYLYKHDHAGVRDYLCNRMYTLPLQGVESYLFQICYMMIHKPSPSLDKYVIDVCSKSLKIALKVHWFLLAELEDSDDNEGISRIQEKCQIAATLMGEWPPLIRPQTEPPSPGGKSQVLNRLLSSKNRLLSLTSSPPGQKSMSFSPSSGNNLHEEGKPVSPDENKIFKKFIPGPKVRDALLFRKSVDRDDDGSEKDGFFKRLLRDSKGDDELGQKIRDALLFRKSSVKDDEDSEKDNFFKRFLKDSRGDDEDSEKDGFFRRLLRDSRNEDEDVASSSEGLFKRLFRDSKNDPEDRAHTKTIEYEDKEGFFRKLFREKSEDRKDGSERNDNREATNFDDKYTKPAEEDEKEGFFRKLLKDKFEDKKDTNDKIEEGTANGEEEESSEFSLFKRLFRVHPEDTKSSLANANINNGGLVESSPGTDNFFRKLFRDRDRSIEDSELFGPKRQKEKHPGSPTQQSEKSSTKPPLPINPSQFRKGAYHDSLEFVQSLCDTSYGLVDVFPIEDRKSALREALVEINLHVAKVQNTGGVCFPLGKGMYRVLNIPEDEAVLLNSREKAPFLICVEVLRCEMPSNSKEASSSQKLSQGGIPLANGDALLQRPPPWAYPLRTAQEVYRNSNDRMSSSTAHAIDQAMTHVSEAKIKFVSVNLSAETQLNGQPEKIEVVDLHGGSQRSASIHRDGRYDEAAAGHGSDLEWVHVVLTADPGVRLEDIEEQAPPRRKEHRRVPSTVAIEEVKAAAAKGEAPLGLPLKGAGQDSSDAQPRANGITPKASDALSGELWEAKKDRICKASIYGKLPGWDLRSVIVKSGDDCRQEHLAVQLISHFYDIFQEAGLPLWLRPYEVLCTSSYTAVIETIPDTASLHSIKSRYPNISSLREFFSAKYQENSPGFKLAQRSFVESMAGYSLVCYFLQVKDRHNGNLLLDEEGHIIHIDFGFMLSNSPGGVNFESAPFKLTRELLEVMDSDAEGVPSEFFDYFKVLCIQGFLTCRKHAERIILLVEMLQDSGFPCFKGGARTIQNLRKRFHLNLTEEQCVSLVLSLISSSLDAWRTRQYDYYQRVLNGIL; from the exons ATGGTGAGGTTTTTAGGTTTGACTCTTGGTTACACAGAAGAACCCCGAGAAATAGCATCAAGATCGAACCTGACCAGTGAGTCTGGTGAAAATGGGTGGCTCATCAGGTTCTTTGACTCGTCATTCTTCTGCGAGTGGATTGCTGTTAGCTACTTGTATAAGCATGATCACGCGGGGGTGCGTGATTATCTCTGCAATAGAATGTATACTCTTCCGTTGCAAGGTGTTGAGAGTTATTTGTTCCAGATATGTTACATGATGATACACAAGCCTAGTCCGTCCTTGGATAAATATGTGATAGATGTGTGCTCGAAGTCGCTTAAAATTGCTTTGAAGGTACATTGGTTCTTGTTGGCAGAGCTTGAGGACTCTGATGATAATGAAGGGATTAGTAGGATTCAGGAGAAGTGTCAGATTGCTGCCACCTTGATGGGTGAATGGCCACCTCTAATTAGGCCTCAAACTGAACCTCCAAGTCCAGGAGGAAAGAGCCAAGTTTTGAATAGGTTGCTGTCATCTAAAAATCGGTTGTTGTCACTAACATCTTCACCACCTGGTCAGAAATCTATGTCATTTTCACCTTCCTCAGGAAACAATTTACATGAGGAAGGGAAACCAGTGTCTCCTGACGAAAACAAGATATTTAAGAAGTTTATACCAGGCCCTAAGGTTAGAGATGCTTTACTTTTTCGGAAGTCAGTGGACAGAGATGATGATGGTTCTGAAAAGGATGGTTTTTTCAAGAGGCTTTTGAGAGATAGCAAAGGTGATGATGAACTTGGCCAAAAAATTCGTGATGCACTTCTGTTTAGGAAGTCATCTGTGAAAGATGATGAAGATTCTGAAAaagataatttctttaaaagGTTCTTAAAGGACAGTAGAGGTGACGATGAAGACTCAGAAAAAGATGGTTTCTTCCGAAGGCTCTTAAGGGACAGTAGAAATGAGGATGAAGATGTAGCTTCAAGTTCAGAGGGATTATTTAAGAGGTTGTTTCGCGATAGCAAGAATGATCCTGAGGACAGAGCACACACTAAAACAATAGAATATGAAGATAAAGAGGGATTTTTCCGAAAGTTGTTTCGGGAGAAATCAGAAGATAGGAAGGATGGGAGTGAAAGAAATGATAACAGAGAAGCTACTAATTTTGACGATAAATATACCAAACCTGCTGAAGAGGATGAAAAAGAAGGGTTTTTCCGGAAATTATTAAAGGATAAATTTGAGGACAAGAAGGATACAAATGATAAAATTGAAGAGGGTACTgccaatggtgaagaagaagagtctTCTGAGTTTTCCTTGTTCAAAAGACTATTTCGTGTACACCCAGAAGATACTAAAAGTAGTCTGGCCAATGCAAACATCAATAACGGTGGTTTAGTTGAAAGTAGTCCAGGTACTGATAATTTTTTTCGTAAGTTGTTCAGAGATCGTGACCGTTCAATTGAAGATTCAGAGCTATTCGGTCCAAAAAGACAAAAAGAG AAGCATCCTGGATCCCCAACACAGCAAAGTGAAAAATCAAGCACAAAGCCACCATTACCAATTAATCCATCTCAGTTTCGAAAAGGGGCATACCATGACTCGTTGGAGTTTGTGCAGTCATTATGTGATACATCATACGGGTTAGTGGATGTATTTCCAATTGAAGATCGCAAAAGTGCTCTTCGGGAG GCACTTGTAGAAATCAATCTACATGTAGCAAAGGTTCAGAACACTGGAG GAGTTTGTTTTCCATTGGGAAAGGGTATGTATCGTGTGCTTAATATACCTGAAGATGAAGCTGTTCTCttgaattctagggagaaggcACCTTTCCTGATCTGTGTAGAGGTTTTGAGATGTGAAATGCCAAG TAATTCCAAGGAGGCATCCAGTTCTCAGAAACTTTCTCAAGGGGGAATTCCTTTGGCAAATGGAGATGCTCTCTTGCAAAGACCACCCCCTTGGGCTTATCCATTACGGACAGCACAAGAGGTTTACCGCAATAGCAATGATAGGATGTCCAGTTCAACTGCTCACGCAATTGACCAGGCAATGACTCATGTATCTGAAGCAAAAATCAAATTTGTTAGTGTGAATCTTTCCGCGGAGACACAGTTAAATGGTCAGCCAGAGAAAATTGAAGTGGTTGATCTGCATGGTGGCAGTCAGCGTTCTGCTTCAATTCATAGAGATGGTAGGTATGACgaggctgcagcaggacatggcagTGATTTGGAATGGGTACATGTAGTGTTGACAGCTGATCCTGGGGTTAGATTGGAGGATATTGAGGAGCAAGCACCACCTCGGAGGAAGGAACATCGTCGTGTTCCAAGTACAGTGGCAATAGAGGAAGTAAAG GCTGCGGCGGCAAAAGGAGAAGCACCTCTTGGACTCCCTTTGAAAGGTGCTGGTCAAGATTCATCTGATGCGCAACCAAGG GCTAATGGAATTACTCCCAAAGCCAGCGATGCCTTGTCTGGTGAACTTTGGGAGGCAAAGAAGGATAGGATATGCAAGGCTTCAATATATGGGAAGTTACCTGGTTGGGACTTGCGATCT GTTATTGTTAAGAGTGGTGATGATTGCAGGCAGGAGCATCTGGCTGTACAACTTATTTCTCACTTCTATG ATATTTTCCAAGAAGCTGGTCTACCCCTCTGGCTGCGACCATATGAAGTTCTGTGTACTTCTTCTTACACAGCTGTTATTGAAACAATTCCAGATACG GCTTCTCTACACTCTATCAAAAGTAGATATCCCAACATCTCAAGCTTACGTGAATTCTTCAGTGCTAAGTATCAAGAAAATTCTCCTGGTTTTAAACTTGCACAG AGAAGCTTTGTTGAAAGTATGGCAGGATATTCCCTGGTGTGCTACTTTCTGCAG GTGAAGGATAGGCATAATGGGAACCTCCTATTGGATGAAGAAGGTCATATCATACATATTGATTTTGGCTTCATGCTCTCCAATTCACCTGGTGGTGTTAACTTTGAAAGTGCACCTTTCAAATTAACTCGGGAGCTTCTTGAG GTTATGGATTCTGATGCTGAGGGTGTTCCAAGTGAGTTCTTTGATTACTTTAAG GTTTTATGCATTCAAGGCTTCCTTACGTGTCGCAAGCACGCTGAGCGCATCATTCTTCTTGTTGAGATGTTGCAG GATTCAGGTTTCCCATGTTTTAAAGGTGGTGCTCGGACAATACAGAACCTACGAAAGCGATTCCATCTCAATTTAACTGAAGAG CAATGTGTCTCCTTGGTGCTTTCACTCATCAGCAGTAGCCTGGATGCTTGGAGGACACGGCAGTATGATTATTATCAGAGGGTTTTGAATGGAATATTATGA
- the LOC137812480 gene encoding NAC domain-containing protein 82-like — translation MAVTKLVPGFRFNPSGVELVVYFLKNKVMGKKFFGGVITELDIYKYAPWDLSDKSCLRTGELEWYFFCPLEKKYGSGSRMKRSTEIGYWKATGNDRVVQHNNRTVGMIRTLVFHLGKSPKGKRTDWVMHEHRLEDKDLADKGIVQDSYVVCKVFQKDGVGPRNGAQYARPFNEEEWNDVELEIPFSASIAPVPILPMISDASVRKDNPLPASGCTSCLSRSMPSPGTADPSDPNDQAVNNDDEDILRMLDIFKDGDKLFEEDNNDLENIAEGVPLLDELFVGLKDYLASSLAGVSSCQNAEFNTNGMVTTGDVDDLDFLELTDLDMPLFLPNTQP, via the exons ATGGCTGTAACGAAATTGGTACCGGGGTTTCGGTTCAACCCCTCTGGTGTCGAGTTGGTTGTGTACTTTCTGAAGAACAAAGTGATGGGGAAAAAGTTCTTTGGTGGTGTCATTACTGAACTTGACATATACAAGTATGCTCCCTGGGATCTCTCAG ATAAGTCTTGTCTAAGAACTGGGGAATTGGAATGGTACTTTTTCTGCCCGCTGGAGAAGAAATATGGCAGTGGGAGTAGGATGAAACGATCTACTGAAATTGGGTACTGGAAAGCTACTGGGAACGATAGAGTTGTTCAGCACAATAATCGAACGGTGGGGATGATTAGAACACTGGTATTTCACCTGGGTAAATCGCCTAAAGGAAAAAGAACTGATTGGGTTATGCATGAGCATAGGCTTGAAGATAAGGACCTTGCTGACAAAGGAATTGTCCAG gattcctatGTGGTCTGCAAAGTATTTCAAAAGGACGGTGTTGGTCCTAGGAATGGTGCGCAATATGCAAGACCATTTAATGAGGAAGAGTGGAACGATGTAGAACTGGAAATACCTTTTAGTGCTTCAATTGCACCAGTTCCCATCTTGCCTATGATATCTGATGCTTCTGTCCGAAAGGACAATCCCCTCCCTGCTAGTGGATGTACATCATGTCTATCAAGATCAATGCCTTCACCTGGCACTGCTGATCCTTCTGATCCAAATGATCAAGCTGTTAACAATGATGATGAAGATATTTTACGCATGCttgatatttttaaagatgGTGACAAATTGTTTGAG GAGGATAATAATGATCTAGAAAACATTGCTGAAGGTGTACCACTTTTAGATGAACTTTTCGTGGGGTTGAAAGACTACTTGGCTTCTTCTCTTGCTGGTGTTTCCTCTTGCCAGAATGCTGAATTTAATACCAACGGAATGGTTACTACAGGTGATGTCGATGACTTGGACTTCCTAGAGTTAACTGACCTCGACATGCCATTGTTCTTGCCGAATACACAACCTTGA
- the LOC137812479 gene encoding BTB/POZ domain-containing protein At2g13690-like has translation MKRCSRRKPRRRAWCCSFAIPPSSPEITSISKSSHKAQPFPKRSVSVPNSPQSAKSGFPIVGRIDPRRILSPGRVSPIDSDPTPAVSQLRSHSFRAPSPPPPPVAEAAALDVKLNLRGKNGGSMVMEVNSEVLRANSEVFAGLIADCKRGGGGATMEVENLGVFCDTIELMFEDDDCITKRLINVGVFRSIDILEVSAGIMFTKGVRCCLKYLEAVPWTEEEEEKLRSLFARFEFDDATTSDILGRLYLHDSVDSRPNVAQQLVWSISTSEDANARTEMKSLVKGLLCKSSVYEKNHLDLSKEDLFAVCDSCLSSLTSLFEEASDTIRPERLITKDTSKPLIERISRQVDNINWLLEIMLDGQVAEDFVDVWAHQEKLLKMHDIASPMIRYELSRVSAILFVAMGTRKLQCPLESRSGLLQAWFGPMLLDFGWLQRCKKGLDMKALEEYMGQTLLTLPLKQQHVLFMEWFRHFSRHGTECPNMGKAFQIWWRRSFLRGSEAVESR, from the exons ATGAAACGGTGTTCCCGCCGGAAGCCTCGGCGGCGAGCATGGTGCTGCTCGTTCGCAATCCCTCCATCTAGCCCCGAAATCACCTCAATCTCCAAATCGTCTCACAAAGCACAACCCTTTCCCAAACGCAGCGTTTCGGTCCCGAACTCCCCTCAGAGCGCCAAATCTGGGTTCCCCATCGTGGGTCGAATCGACCCGCGCCGGATCTTGTCGCCGGGAAGAGTCTCTCCCATTGACTCCGATCCCACCCCCGCAGTGTCGCAACTCCGATCCCATAGCTTTCGCGCTCCGTCTCCGCCGCCGCCACCGGTGGCGGAGGCGGCAGCGCTGGACGTGAAGCTAAATCTGCGAGGGAAGAACGGGGGAAGCATGGTGATGGAGGTGAACTCGGAGGTTCTTAGAGCGAACTCGGAGGTGTTTGCGGGTTTAATAGCGGATTGCAAGAGAGGTGGGGGAGGAGCGACGATGGAGGTGGAGAACTTGGGTGTGTTCTGTGACACCATTGAGCTTATGTTTGAAGATGATGATTGCATCACCAAGAGGCTCATCAACGTTGGCGTTTTTCGCTCCATTGACATTTTAGAG GTTTCAGCAGGAATTATGTTCACTAAGGGCGTTCGGTGTTGTTTGAAGTACCTTGAGGCAGTTCCTTGGACcgaggaggaagaagagaaaCTGAGGAGCCTTTTCGCAAGATTTGAGTTCGATGATGCAACAACAAGTGACATTTTGGGAAGACTGTACTTGCACGACTCAGTAGATTCCCGGCCAAATGTGGCACAACAACTTGTTTGGTCTATCAGCACTTCTGAGGATGCAAATGCCAGAACTGAAATGAAGTCACTAGTCAAGGGTCTTCTTTGCAAAAGTTCTGTGTATGAGAAGAACCATCTTGACCTTAGCAAGGAGGATCTATTTGCTGTTTGTGACTCGTGTTTGAGTTCACTTACCAGTCTCTTTGAAGAGGCATCAGATACCATCCGTCCTGAAAGGTTGATCACAAAAGACACGAGCAAGCCTCTGATTGAGCGCATCTCAAGACAGGTTGATAACATCAACTGGTTGCTTGAAATTATGCTCGATGGCCAAGTGGCAGAGGACTTTGTGGATGTATGGGCACATCAAGAAAAGCTTCTTAAAATGCATGACATTGCATCCCCTATGATAAGATATGAGCTTAGTAGAGTCTCAGCAATCCTATTTGTAGCTATGGGTACAAGAAAACTGCAATGCCCTTTGGAATCTAGATCAGGGCTTCTCCAAGCATGGTTTGGACCTATGCTGTTGGACTTTGGTTGGCTTCAAAGATGCAAAAAAGGGCTTGATATGAAGGCCTTGGAAGAGTATATGGGGCAGACACTCCTTACTTTACCTTTAAAGCAGCAGCATGTGCTGTTTATGGAATGGTTTCGGCATTTCTCAAGACATGGCACCGAGTGCCCAAATATGGGCAAGGCATTCCAAATTTGGTGGCGGAGATCTTTTTTAAGAGGTTCTGAGGCTGTTGAATCAAGATAG